From Carettochelys insculpta isolate YL-2023 chromosome 22, ASM3395843v1, whole genome shotgun sequence, one genomic window encodes:
- the PORCN gene encoding protein-serine O-palmitoleoyltransferase porcupine isoform X5, protein MVWVVLLSLLCYLVLFLCRHSAHRGDFLSITILIYLLMGEMHMVDTVTWHKMRGAQMIVAMKAVSLGFDLDRGELLAIPSPVEFMGYIYFVGTAIFGPWGRFRSYLQAVESRALSLPWLRKVTRSLLLSLMCLLVSTCVAPYLFSYFVPLYGYRQLRKSKRKARGLALRWLRAYESALSFHFSNYFVGFLSEATATLAGAGFSEEKDNLKWDLTVSRPLNIELPRSMVEIVTNWNLPMSSWLNSYVFRNSLQLGTFSAIIVTYAASALLHGLSFHLAAVLLSLGFITYVEHVLRKRLSTILDACLLSRRCPPSCPHRYNTNLWVRLLNLLFGMLAVFHLAYLGSLFDIDAEDTLEEQGYSMSYTIYKWSELSWASHWVTFGCWVFYRLLG, encoded by the exons atggtctgggtggtgctgctcagcctgctgtgctacCTGGTGCTCTTCCTGTGCCGCCACTCGGCCCACCGGGGGGACTTCCTCTCCATCACCATCCTCATCTACCTGCTcatggg GGAGATGCACATGGTGGATACCGTGACCTGGCATAAAATGAGAG GGGCCCAGATGATTGTGGCTATGAAGGCCGTGTCCTTGGGCTTCGACCTGGACCGAGGGGAGCTCCTGgccatcccctcccctgtggagttcatgggctacatctacttCGTAGGCACGGCCATCTTTGGGCCCTGGGGCCGCTTCCGCAGCTACCTGCAGGCCGTGGAGAGCCGGGCCCTG AGCCTCCCCTGGCTGCGGAAGGTGACCCGGagcctcctcctctccctgatgTGCCTCCTGGTCTCCACCTGCGTCGCCCCCTACCTGTTCTCCTACTTCGTCCCCCTCTACGGCTACCGGCAGCTCCGGAA GAGCAAGCGGAAGGCCAG GGGCTTGGCACTCAG GTGGCTCCGGGCCTACGAGAGCGCCCTCTCCTTCCACTTCAGCAACTACTTTGTGGGGTTCCTGTCTGAGGCCACGGCCACCCTGGCTGGGGCGGGATTCTCCGAGGAGAAGGACAACCTCAAATG GGACCTGACCGTGTCCCGACCCTTGAATATCGAGTTGCCCCGGTCGATGGTGGAGATCGTCACCAACTGGAACCTGCCCATGTCCAGTTGGCTCAACTCCT ACGTCTTTAGGAACAGCCTCCAGCTGGGGACCTTCTCCGCTATCATTGTCACATACGCTGCCAGCGCCCTCCTGCAT gGACTCAGCTTCCACCTGGCCGCCGTGCTGCTGTCTCTGGGATTCATCACTTACGTGGAGCATG TTCTACGGAAGCGCCTCTCCACCATCTTAGACGCCTGCCTCCTCTCCAggcgctgcccccccagctgcccccatcgCTATAACACG AATCTCTGGGTCCGGCTGCTGAACCTGCTTTTTGGCATGCTGGCTGTTTTCCATCTGGCCTACCTGGGCTCACTCTTCGACATCGACGCTGAAGACACCTTAGAGGAGCAG GGCTACAGCATGTCCTACACCATCTATAAGTGGTcagagctgagctgggccagCCACTGGGTCACCTTCGGCTGCTGGGTCTTCTACCGCCTCCTCGGCTGA
- the PORCN gene encoding protein-serine O-palmitoleoyltransferase porcupine isoform X4 — MATFTRQEFYQQLLQGCVIPTAQQGIEQIWLLLLVCLACRLLWRLPLPGYAKHLSTVVGGFYVLHHFFQLHMVWVVLLSLLCYLVLFLCRHSAHRGDFLSITILIYLLMGEMHMVDTVTWHKMRGTAIFGPWGRFRSYLQAVESRALSLPWLRKVTRSLLLSLMCLLVSTCVAPYLFSYFVPLYGYRQLRKSKRKARGLALRWLRAYESALSFHFSNYFVGFLSEATATLAGAGFSEEKDNLKWDLTVSRPLNIELPRSMVEIVTNWNLPMSSWLNSYVFRNSLQLGTFSAIIVTYAASALLHGLSFHLAAVLLSLGFITYVEHVLRKRLSTILDACLLSRRCPPSCPHRYNTNLWVRLLNLLFGMLAVFHLAYLGSLFDIDAEDTLEEQGYSMSYTIYKWSELSWASHWVTFGCWVFYRLLG; from the exons ATGGCCACCTTCACCCGGCAGGAGTtctaccagcagctgctgcagggctgcgtGATCCCCACCGCCCAGCAGGGCATCGAGCagatctggctgctgctgctggtctgcCTGGCCTGCCGGCTGCTCTGGAGGCTGC ctCTGCCCGGCTACGCCAAGCACCTCAGCACGGTTGTGGGGGGCTTCTACGTCCTTCACCACTTCTTCCAGCTGCatatggtctgggtggtgctgctcagcctgctgtgctacCTGGTGCTCTTCCTGTGCCGCCACTCGGCCCACCGGGGGGACTTCCTCTCCATCACCATCCTCATCTACCTGCTcatggg GGAGATGCACATGGTGGATACCGTGACCTGGCATAAAATGAGAG GCACGGCCATCTTTGGGCCCTGGGGCCGCTTCCGCAGCTACCTGCAGGCCGTGGAGAGCCGGGCCCTG AGCCTCCCCTGGCTGCGGAAGGTGACCCGGagcctcctcctctccctgatgTGCCTCCTGGTCTCCACCTGCGTCGCCCCCTACCTGTTCTCCTACTTCGTCCCCCTCTACGGCTACCGGCAGCTCCGGAA GAGCAAGCGGAAGGCCAG GGGCTTGGCACTCAG GTGGCTCCGGGCCTACGAGAGCGCCCTCTCCTTCCACTTCAGCAACTACTTTGTGGGGTTCCTGTCTGAGGCCACGGCCACCCTGGCTGGGGCGGGATTCTCCGAGGAGAAGGACAACCTCAAATG GGACCTGACCGTGTCCCGACCCTTGAATATCGAGTTGCCCCGGTCGATGGTGGAGATCGTCACCAACTGGAACCTGCCCATGTCCAGTTGGCTCAACTCCT ACGTCTTTAGGAACAGCCTCCAGCTGGGGACCTTCTCCGCTATCATTGTCACATACGCTGCCAGCGCCCTCCTGCAT gGACTCAGCTTCCACCTGGCCGCCGTGCTGCTGTCTCTGGGATTCATCACTTACGTGGAGCATG TTCTACGGAAGCGCCTCTCCACCATCTTAGACGCCTGCCTCCTCTCCAggcgctgcccccccagctgcccccatcgCTATAACACG AATCTCTGGGTCCGGCTGCTGAACCTGCTTTTTGGCATGCTGGCTGTTTTCCATCTGGCCTACCTGGGCTCACTCTTCGACATCGACGCTGAAGACACCTTAGAGGAGCAG GGCTACAGCATGTCCTACACCATCTATAAGTGGTcagagctgagctgggccagCCACTGGGTCACCTTCGGCTGCTGGGTCTTCTACCGCCTCCTCGGCTGA
- the PORCN gene encoding protein-serine O-palmitoleoyltransferase porcupine isoform X1: MATFTRQEFYQQLLQGCVIPTAQQGIEQIWLLLLVCLACRLLWRLPLPGYAKHLSTVVGGFYVLHHFFQLHMVWVVLLSLLCYLVLFLCRHSAHRGDFLSITILIYLLMGEMHMVDTVTWHKMRGAQMIVAMKAVSLGFDLDRGELLAIPSPVEFMGYIYFVGTAIFGPWGRFRSYLQAVESRALSLPWLRKVTRSLLLSLMCLLVSTCVAPYLFSYFVPLYGYRQLRKSKRKARGLALRWLRAYESALSFHFSNYFVGFLSEATATLAGAGFSEEKDNLKWDLTVSRPLNIELPRSMVEIVTNWNLPMSSWLNSYVFRNSLQLGTFSAIIVTYAASALLHGLSFHLAAVLLSLGFITYVEHVLRKRLSTILDACLLSRRCPPSCPHRYNTNLWVRLLNLLFGMLAVFHLAYLGSLFDIDAEDTLEEQGYSMSYTIYKWSELSWASHWVTFGCWVFYRLLG; encoded by the exons ATGGCCACCTTCACCCGGCAGGAGTtctaccagcagctgctgcagggctgcgtGATCCCCACCGCCCAGCAGGGCATCGAGCagatctggctgctgctgctggtctgcCTGGCCTGCCGGCTGCTCTGGAGGCTGC ctCTGCCCGGCTACGCCAAGCACCTCAGCACGGTTGTGGGGGGCTTCTACGTCCTTCACCACTTCTTCCAGCTGCatatggtctgggtggtgctgctcagcctgctgtgctacCTGGTGCTCTTCCTGTGCCGCCACTCGGCCCACCGGGGGGACTTCCTCTCCATCACCATCCTCATCTACCTGCTcatggg GGAGATGCACATGGTGGATACCGTGACCTGGCATAAAATGAGAG GGGCCCAGATGATTGTGGCTATGAAGGCCGTGTCCTTGGGCTTCGACCTGGACCGAGGGGAGCTCCTGgccatcccctcccctgtggagttcatgggctacatctacttCGTAGGCACGGCCATCTTTGGGCCCTGGGGCCGCTTCCGCAGCTACCTGCAGGCCGTGGAGAGCCGGGCCCTG AGCCTCCCCTGGCTGCGGAAGGTGACCCGGagcctcctcctctccctgatgTGCCTCCTGGTCTCCACCTGCGTCGCCCCCTACCTGTTCTCCTACTTCGTCCCCCTCTACGGCTACCGGCAGCTCCGGAA GAGCAAGCGGAAGGCCAG GGGCTTGGCACTCAG GTGGCTCCGGGCCTACGAGAGCGCCCTCTCCTTCCACTTCAGCAACTACTTTGTGGGGTTCCTGTCTGAGGCCACGGCCACCCTGGCTGGGGCGGGATTCTCCGAGGAGAAGGACAACCTCAAATG GGACCTGACCGTGTCCCGACCCTTGAATATCGAGTTGCCCCGGTCGATGGTGGAGATCGTCACCAACTGGAACCTGCCCATGTCCAGTTGGCTCAACTCCT ACGTCTTTAGGAACAGCCTCCAGCTGGGGACCTTCTCCGCTATCATTGTCACATACGCTGCCAGCGCCCTCCTGCAT gGACTCAGCTTCCACCTGGCCGCCGTGCTGCTGTCTCTGGGATTCATCACTTACGTGGAGCATG TTCTACGGAAGCGCCTCTCCACCATCTTAGACGCCTGCCTCCTCTCCAggcgctgcccccccagctgcccccatcgCTATAACACG AATCTCTGGGTCCGGCTGCTGAACCTGCTTTTTGGCATGCTGGCTGTTTTCCATCTGGCCTACCTGGGCTCACTCTTCGACATCGACGCTGAAGACACCTTAGAGGAGCAG GGCTACAGCATGTCCTACACCATCTATAAGTGGTcagagctgagctgggccagCCACTGGGTCACCTTCGGCTGCTGGGTCTTCTACCGCCTCCTCGGCTGA
- the PORCN gene encoding protein-serine O-palmitoleoyltransferase porcupine isoform X3 produces the protein MATFTRQEFYQQLLQGCVIPTAQQGIEQIWLLLLVCLACRLLWRLPLPGYAKHLSTVVGGFYVLHHFFQLHMVWVVLLSLLCYLVLFLCRHSAHRGDFLSITILIYLLMGEMHMVDTVTWHKMRGAQMIVAMKAVSLGFDLDRGELLAIPSPVEFMGYIYFVGTAIFGPWGRFRSYLQAVESRALSLPWLRKVTRSLLLSLMCLLVSTCVAPYLFSYFVPLYGYRQLRKWLRAYESALSFHFSNYFVGFLSEATATLAGAGFSEEKDNLKWDLTVSRPLNIELPRSMVEIVTNWNLPMSSWLNSYVFRNSLQLGTFSAIIVTYAASALLHGLSFHLAAVLLSLGFITYVEHVLRKRLSTILDACLLSRRCPPSCPHRYNTNLWVRLLNLLFGMLAVFHLAYLGSLFDIDAEDTLEEQGYSMSYTIYKWSELSWASHWVTFGCWVFYRLLG, from the exons ATGGCCACCTTCACCCGGCAGGAGTtctaccagcagctgctgcagggctgcgtGATCCCCACCGCCCAGCAGGGCATCGAGCagatctggctgctgctgctggtctgcCTGGCCTGCCGGCTGCTCTGGAGGCTGC ctCTGCCCGGCTACGCCAAGCACCTCAGCACGGTTGTGGGGGGCTTCTACGTCCTTCACCACTTCTTCCAGCTGCatatggtctgggtggtgctgctcagcctgctgtgctacCTGGTGCTCTTCCTGTGCCGCCACTCGGCCCACCGGGGGGACTTCCTCTCCATCACCATCCTCATCTACCTGCTcatggg GGAGATGCACATGGTGGATACCGTGACCTGGCATAAAATGAGAG GGGCCCAGATGATTGTGGCTATGAAGGCCGTGTCCTTGGGCTTCGACCTGGACCGAGGGGAGCTCCTGgccatcccctcccctgtggagttcatgggctacatctacttCGTAGGCACGGCCATCTTTGGGCCCTGGGGCCGCTTCCGCAGCTACCTGCAGGCCGTGGAGAGCCGGGCCCTG AGCCTCCCCTGGCTGCGGAAGGTGACCCGGagcctcctcctctccctgatgTGCCTCCTGGTCTCCACCTGCGTCGCCCCCTACCTGTTCTCCTACTTCGTCCCCCTCTACGGCTACCGGCAGCTCCGGAA GTGGCTCCGGGCCTACGAGAGCGCCCTCTCCTTCCACTTCAGCAACTACTTTGTGGGGTTCCTGTCTGAGGCCACGGCCACCCTGGCTGGGGCGGGATTCTCCGAGGAGAAGGACAACCTCAAATG GGACCTGACCGTGTCCCGACCCTTGAATATCGAGTTGCCCCGGTCGATGGTGGAGATCGTCACCAACTGGAACCTGCCCATGTCCAGTTGGCTCAACTCCT ACGTCTTTAGGAACAGCCTCCAGCTGGGGACCTTCTCCGCTATCATTGTCACATACGCTGCCAGCGCCCTCCTGCAT gGACTCAGCTTCCACCTGGCCGCCGTGCTGCTGTCTCTGGGATTCATCACTTACGTGGAGCATG TTCTACGGAAGCGCCTCTCCACCATCTTAGACGCCTGCCTCCTCTCCAggcgctgcccccccagctgcccccatcgCTATAACACG AATCTCTGGGTCCGGCTGCTGAACCTGCTTTTTGGCATGCTGGCTGTTTTCCATCTGGCCTACCTGGGCTCACTCTTCGACATCGACGCTGAAGACACCTTAGAGGAGCAG GGCTACAGCATGTCCTACACCATCTATAAGTGGTcagagctgagctgggccagCCACTGGGTCACCTTCGGCTGCTGGGTCTTCTACCGCCTCCTCGGCTGA
- the PORCN gene encoding protein-serine O-palmitoleoyltransferase porcupine isoform X2, with protein MATFTRQEFYQQLLQGCVIPTAQQGIEQIWLLLLVCLACRLLWRLPLPGYAKHLSTVVGGFYVLHHFFQLHMVWVVLLSLLCYLVLFLCRHSAHRGDFLSITILIYLLMGEMHMVDTVTWHKMRGAQMIVAMKAVSLGFDLDRGELLAIPSPVEFMGYIYFVGTAIFGPWGRFRSYLQAVESRALSLPWLRKVTRSLLLSLMCLLVSTCVAPYLFSYFVPLYGYRQLRKGLALRWLRAYESALSFHFSNYFVGFLSEATATLAGAGFSEEKDNLKWDLTVSRPLNIELPRSMVEIVTNWNLPMSSWLNSYVFRNSLQLGTFSAIIVTYAASALLHGLSFHLAAVLLSLGFITYVEHVLRKRLSTILDACLLSRRCPPSCPHRYNTNLWVRLLNLLFGMLAVFHLAYLGSLFDIDAEDTLEEQGYSMSYTIYKWSELSWASHWVTFGCWVFYRLLG; from the exons ATGGCCACCTTCACCCGGCAGGAGTtctaccagcagctgctgcagggctgcgtGATCCCCACCGCCCAGCAGGGCATCGAGCagatctggctgctgctgctggtctgcCTGGCCTGCCGGCTGCTCTGGAGGCTGC ctCTGCCCGGCTACGCCAAGCACCTCAGCACGGTTGTGGGGGGCTTCTACGTCCTTCACCACTTCTTCCAGCTGCatatggtctgggtggtgctgctcagcctgctgtgctacCTGGTGCTCTTCCTGTGCCGCCACTCGGCCCACCGGGGGGACTTCCTCTCCATCACCATCCTCATCTACCTGCTcatggg GGAGATGCACATGGTGGATACCGTGACCTGGCATAAAATGAGAG GGGCCCAGATGATTGTGGCTATGAAGGCCGTGTCCTTGGGCTTCGACCTGGACCGAGGGGAGCTCCTGgccatcccctcccctgtggagttcatgggctacatctacttCGTAGGCACGGCCATCTTTGGGCCCTGGGGCCGCTTCCGCAGCTACCTGCAGGCCGTGGAGAGCCGGGCCCTG AGCCTCCCCTGGCTGCGGAAGGTGACCCGGagcctcctcctctccctgatgTGCCTCCTGGTCTCCACCTGCGTCGCCCCCTACCTGTTCTCCTACTTCGTCCCCCTCTACGGCTACCGGCAGCTCCGGAA GGGCTTGGCACTCAG GTGGCTCCGGGCCTACGAGAGCGCCCTCTCCTTCCACTTCAGCAACTACTTTGTGGGGTTCCTGTCTGAGGCCACGGCCACCCTGGCTGGGGCGGGATTCTCCGAGGAGAAGGACAACCTCAAATG GGACCTGACCGTGTCCCGACCCTTGAATATCGAGTTGCCCCGGTCGATGGTGGAGATCGTCACCAACTGGAACCTGCCCATGTCCAGTTGGCTCAACTCCT ACGTCTTTAGGAACAGCCTCCAGCTGGGGACCTTCTCCGCTATCATTGTCACATACGCTGCCAGCGCCCTCCTGCAT gGACTCAGCTTCCACCTGGCCGCCGTGCTGCTGTCTCTGGGATTCATCACTTACGTGGAGCATG TTCTACGGAAGCGCCTCTCCACCATCTTAGACGCCTGCCTCCTCTCCAggcgctgcccccccagctgcccccatcgCTATAACACG AATCTCTGGGTCCGGCTGCTGAACCTGCTTTTTGGCATGCTGGCTGTTTTCCATCTGGCCTACCTGGGCTCACTCTTCGACATCGACGCTGAAGACACCTTAGAGGAGCAG GGCTACAGCATGTCCTACACCATCTATAAGTGGTcagagctgagctgggccagCCACTGGGTCACCTTCGGCTGCTGGGTCTTCTACCGCCTCCTCGGCTGA
- the EBP gene encoding 3-beta-hydroxysteroid-Delta(8),Delta(7)-isomerase, producing the protein MGLEAEPLAVPHPYWPRDLDIRHYVPNDRPTWHSLSFLFCVSAVLLMLTWLATGWPGWKGAPMSPWRRLVLCWFFICGFIHCVIEGWFSLYHGDIPGDQSFLSQLWKEYAKGDSRYVIEDNFTVCMETITAWAWGPLSLWTVLAFLQCQPHRYVLQLVVSLGQLYGDVLYFFTEYREGFAHSEMWHPLYFWFYFIFMNALWIVVPSLLLLDAWAHLSATQGVLDSFKAKRQ; encoded by the exons ATGGGACTGGAGGCTGAGCCCCTTGCTGTTCCTCACCCCTACTGGCCCCGGGACCTGGACATCCGGCACTACGTCCCCAACGATCGCCCCACCTGGCACAGCCTCTCCTTCCTCTTCTGCGTCTCGGCAGTCTTGCTGATGCTCACCTGGCTGGCTACTGGCTGGCCGGGATGGAAGGGGGCTCCCATGAGCCCCTGGCGCCGCCTGGTCCTCTGCTGGTTCTTCATCTGTGGCTTCATCCACTGTGTGATTGAGGGCTGGTTCAGCCTCTACCACGGAGACATCCCTGGGGACCAGTccttcctctcccagctgt GGAAGGAGTACGCCAAGGGAGACAGCAGATACGTCAT AGAGGACAACTTCACTGTGTGCATGGAGACAATCACTGCTTGGGCATGGGGGCCACTCAGCCTCTGGACCGTGCTGGCCTTTCTCCAGTGCCAGCCCCACCGCTacgtgctgcagctggtggtgtCGCTAG GCCAGCTCTATGGCGACGTGCTGTATTTCTTCACTGAGTACCGGGAGGGCTTTGCCCACAGTGAGATGTGGCACCCACTCTACTTCTGGTTCTACTTCATCTTCATGAATGCCCTGTGGATCGTGGTCCCCTCTCTCCTGCTCCTCGATGCCTGGGCACACCTGAGCGCCACACAGGGGGTGCTGGACTCTTTCAAAGCTAAGAGACAATGA
- the TBC1D25 gene encoding TBC1 domain family member 25, whose product MAAAAAAGGGAREEEEEEREVVRVRVKKREGFLQPEFRTFAVDPQITSLDVLQHILIRAFDLNGKKNFGISYLGPERQGQEAYLSLLSDWDLATAFASASKPYLQLLVDIKPSEDSPLLEDWDIISPKDVISTDLLLVEKRSLAAAALPFTQSIISQVGRTLSKVQQALSWSYGEDVKPFKPPLSDSEFHTYLNHEGQLTRPEELRLRIYHGGVEPSLRKVVWRYLLNVYPDGLTGQERMNYMKRKTREYEQLKSQWAEQASPEDLEFIRGNVLKDVLRTDRTHPYYAGSEDNPHLVALHDLLTTYAVTHPQISYCQGMSDIASPILAVMDNEAHAFICFCGIMKRLEGNFQVDGEVMSLKFSHLKLLLQYSDPEFYAYLLSRGADDFFFCYRWLLLELKREFAFEDALRMLEITWSSLPPDPPEKEVELVGPPARPGESSQPVRQRHMLRPACSFEAAGDQPCLEEPGDGPCLEQTTLLKQSSFGEFKYYSAREDSSEEEPSLRSQHSMEEEDDFSNEQDPLLMFPAMIKSFSAPSLRPLSPPTRSRDSASPPSPLSGSQEKENPPEEPGALAGDVPASLPGSPAPTAPPISATVSLPPPQEFGRGNPFMLFLCLAILLEHRDHIMKNNLDYNELAMHFDRLVRRHNLAKVLRRAKALFADYLQSEVWDSEEGDEAAAESPAVS is encoded by the exons atggcggcggcggcggcggcggggggcggggcccgggaggaagaggaggaggagcgggaggTGGTGCGGGTCCGGGTCAAG AAGCGTGAGGGGTTCCTGCAGCCTGAGTTCCGCACTTTCGCCGTTGATCCCCAGATCACTTCGCTGGATGTGCTACAGCACATCCTCATTCGCGCCTTCGACCTCAATGG GAAGAAGAACTTTGGGATCAGCTACCTGGGCCCggagaggcagggccaggaggcaTACCTCTCACTGCTTTCAGACTGGGACCTGGCCACAGCCTTCGCCAGCGCTTCCAAGCCATACCTGCAGCTCCTCGTAGACATCAAACCTTCGGAAGACA GTCccctgctggaggactgggacatcATCAGCCCCAAAGATGTCATCAGCACCGACCTGCTCCTGGTGGAGAAGCGATCCCTTGCCGCAGCTGCGCTGCCTTTCACCCAGTCCATCATCTCCCAG GTGGGCCGGACGCTGTCGAAGGTCCAGCAGGCTCTTAGCTGGTCCTATGGAGAGGACGTAAAGCCCTTCAAACCGCCGCTGAGCGACTCGGAGTTCCACACATACCTGAACCACGAGGGGCAGCTGACCCGGCCAGAGGAGCTGCGGCTGCGCATCTACCATGGCGGAGTGGAGCCCTCGTTGCGCAAA gtggtGTGGCGCTACCTGCTGAACGTCTACCCGGATGGGCTGACGGGCCAGGAGCGCATGAACTACATGAAGCGCAAGACAAGGGAGTACGAGCAGCTGAAGAGCCAGTGGGCCGAGCAAGCCAGCCCCGAAGACCTGGAGTTCATCCGCGGCAACGTCCTCAAGGACGTCCTCCGCACGGACCGCACCCACCCCTACTACGCTGGCTCAGAGGACAACCCACACCTGGTCGCCCTGCATGATCTCCTGACCACCTACGCCGTGACCCACCCACAGATCTCCTACTGCCAGGGCATGAGCGACATCGCCTCGCCCATCCTGGCTGTCATGGACAACGAGGCCCACGCCTTCATCTGCTTCTGCGGCATCATGAAGCGCCTGGAAGGCAACTTCCAGGTGGACGGGGAGGTGATGTCCCTCAAATTCTCCCACCTCAAGCTCCTCCTCCAGTACTCGGACCCCGAGTTCTACGCCTACCTCCTCTCTCGTGGCGCCGACGACTTCTTCTTCTGCTaccgctggctgctgctggagctgaaacGGGAGTTTGCCTTTGAGGACGCCTTGCGGATGCTGGAGATAACCTGGAGTTCTTTGCCGCCTGACCCTCCGGAGAAGGAGGTGGAGCTGGTGGggcctccagccaggcctggagagagcagccagcctgtcCGCCAGCGTCATATGTTGCGGCCTGCCTGTAGCTTCGAGGCAGCGGGGGACCAGCCCTGCTTGGAGGAGCCTGGTGACGGGCCTTGCTTGGAGCAGACGACCTTACTGAAGCAGTCCAGCTTTGGAGAATTCAAGTACTACAGCGCCCGGGAGGACAGCTCCGAGGAAGAGCCATCCCTTCGGTCCCAGCACTCCATGGAGGAAGAGGACGACTTCAGCAATGAGCAGGACCCATTGCTCATGTTCCCGGCCATGATCAAGTCTTTCTCTGCACCGTCCCTCCGGCCCCTGAGCCCGCCCACCCGCTCCCGAGACTCGGCCTCACCCCCTTCGCCTCTCTCTGGCAGCCAGGAGAAGGAGAACCcaccagaggagccaggagctttGGCAGGTGACGTGCCGGCCTCGCTGCCTGGCAGCCCCGCTCCTACTGCCCCGCCCATCTCTGCCACGGTGAGCTTGCCTCCGCCGCAGGAGTTTGGCAGGGGCAACCCCTTCATGCTCTTCCTGTGCCTGGCCATCCTGCTGGAGCACCGGGACCACATCATGAAGAACAATCTGGACTACAATGAGCTGGCCATGCACTTTGACCGCCTGGTGCGCCGGCACAACCTGGCCAAGGTGCTGCGCCGAGCCAAAGCTCTCTTTGCCGACTACCTGCAGTCTGAGGTCTGGGACTCCGAGGAGGGGGATGAGGCAGCCGCAGAGTCCCCGGCCGTCTCGTGA